One window of Suricata suricatta isolate VVHF042 chromosome 6, meerkat_22Aug2017_6uvM2_HiC, whole genome shotgun sequence genomic DNA carries:
- the RACK1 gene encoding receptor of activated protein C kinase 1 translates to MTEQMTLRGTLKGHNGWVTQIATTPQFPDMILSASRDKTIIMWKLTRDETNYGIPQRALRGHSHFVSDVVISSDGQFALSGSWDGTLRLWDLTTGTTTRRFVGHTKDVLSVAFSSDNRQIVSGSRDKTIKLWNTLGVCKYTVQDESHSEWVSCVRFSPNSSNPIIVSCGWDKLVKVWNLANCKLKTNHIGHTGYLNTVTVSPDGSLCASGGKDGQAMLWDLNEGKHLYTLDGGDIINALCFSPNRYWLCAATGPSIKIWDLEGKIIVDELKQEVISTSSKAEPPQCTSLAWSADGQTLFAGYTDNLVRVWQVTIGTR, encoded by the exons ATGACTGAACAGATGACACTTCGTGGCACCCTCAAGGGCCACAatggctgggtgactcagatcGCCACCACTCCCCAGTTCCCGGACATGATACTGTCCGCCTCACGAG ATAAGACCATCATTATGTGGAAGCTGACCAGGGATGAGACCAACTATGGAATCCCACAGCGTGCTCTTCGGGGTCACTCCCACTTTGTTAGTGATGTGGTCATTTCCTCAGATGGCCAGTTTGCCCTTTCGGGCTCTTGGGATGGAACCCTTCGTCTTTGGGATCTCACAAC GGGTACCACCACACGCAGATTTGTAGGACATACCAAGGATGTGCTGAGTGTGGCTTTCTCTTCTGACAACCGCCAAATTGTCTCTGGCTCCCGAGATAAAACCATCAAGCTGTGGAATACTCTGGGTGTATGCAAATATACTGTCCAG GATGAGAGCCATTCGGAGTGGGTGTCTTGTGTCCGCTTTTCACCCAATAGCAGCAATCCCATCATTGTCTCCTGTGGCTGGGACAAACTGGTCAAG GTATGGAACTTGGCAAACTGCAAGCTGAAGACCAATCACATTGGCCACACTGGATACCTGAACACTGTGACAGTCTCTCCAGATGGatccctctgtgcctctggaGGGAAG GATGGCCAGGCCATGCTGTGGGACCTCAATGAAGGCAAGCATCTTTATACACTAGATGGTGGGGACATCATCAATGCCCTGTGCTTCAGTCCCAACCGatactggctctgtgctgccacagGCCCCAGCATCAAAATCTGG GACTTGGAAGGCAAAATCATTGTAGATGAACTGAAACAGGAAGTTATCAGTACCAGCAGCAAGGCAGAGCCACCCCAGTGTACTTCTCTGGCCTGGTCTGCTGATGGCCAG ACTCTGTTTGCTGGCTACACGGACAACTTGGTGCGAGTGTGGCAGGTGACCATTGGCACCCGCTAG